The DNA window aaaaattcataactttggcaaaaaattagatacaatatatatttttttttcaaattacgcggaaagctccatagaatttaaaaaaaaatacgaaatggtaaaaaaaagttgttatcaattgtttatttaacaattaatttttcaaagatttttaaaacagtgactgacacgatcaaaaaattttttttaaattctgacatgttccttgaactgtactacaacctgtgaattaattccagaggggtgtttttcttcgtttttgagtaaaaaatcattaaaggtgtcgatgcgcgtgaaattgcggcgcgccgagtctctacgtaatggcgggcggccggttgccgtccaccgctaccccgcggtggcgtcgcagcgttattttagagtcattttcacgatgtaggacatgattgaagaatgtgaaaaaaatactgtaccttcacaaggcctgctcaaagcgataagtgtagtttcaggaatgtgtttttcaccgtttttttattacagagattcgaaatacacaccatgagagtgcacataaatgataataattacataacttgctacttattttaaaataaaaacacattcttgaaacttcacttatcgctttgagcaggccttgtgaaggtacagtatttttttcagatttttcaatcatgtcctacatcgtgaaaatgactctaaaataacgctgcgacgccaccgcggggtagcggtggacggcaaccggccgcccgccattacgtagagactcggcgcgccgcaatttcacgcgcatcgacacctttaatgattttttactcaaaaacgaagaaaaacacccctctggaattaattcacaggttgtagtacagttcaaggaacatgtcagaatttaaaaaaaattttttgatcgtgtcagtcactgttttaaaaatctttgaaaaattaattgttaaataaacaattgataacaacttttttttaccatttcgtatttttttttaaattctatggagctttccgcgtaatttgaaaaaaaaatatatattgtatctaattttttgccaaagttatgaatttttgaaaaaaatgggagtctaatttgttattgttaataaaaaatcgaattttgcattatgagattcgcgctttggcacaaaaatctaactcctcacacacaatccacatgccaaattaaaaaaatatctgagagatgactgatccggttgacgcggaatagcccatacaTACATCGCACACGCATACGCACATGCTCTAGCTGCAAGCCCTCTCTGCTTCGGGAATCAGCCTCACCCTAGCGGCTGCCGCTGTCATCACAAGCTTCTGCCGCCCACTCTATTCGAATTCGCTGTCTTCCCACTCTAcatttccttctctctttcgttGAGTTTgtccttctttctctcttatcCTGTCACTGCAGTGTTTATATTTACACTCGCGGTCGGCGATTAGTAAACTAAGTGAGTGAAAAtcaatgattaaaaattatagcCACCAACAGTGGCGTTCGTTTCGACACGCCAATCTTCCGcgataaattcaaattcacttaCGACTCCCGTGACAATCGTCATTCGCGTGGGTAACGGATCCAGGTTACCTCTAGTTTCTGCCCACAACCtcgatttttcagaaatcaaTTCCATCTTATAATTACTTCTCATCCTAATACCGATGATATGGGTATGGGGATGGAAGTTCGAGTTATTTCTTCTTCCCACACACCTAACTTAGAGTTTCTTCGTTGCAggttgacagaaaaaaatggagGATTCCAATGAGGTGCTAGTCTGTGCAGCAGAGTTTTTGAAGGGTATTTCGAATTCATTAATACCATTTATCTTCTCCCCCTTTTACAGGCTAAAGAGATCCGTGTTGCAGATCGGTTATACTTTGTCACACTGAGGACAACAGTGAAGCCTCGAAGCACCTCTAACACCCATTACTTCAGTATTGACGATGAGCTCATCTATGAGAACTTCTATGCTGATTTTGGACCCTTGAATCTTGCAATGCTTCATCGTTATTGTCAGAAAGTGAACAAGAAACTGAAGGCGGTCACTCTGAGCAAGAAGAAAATTGTCCACTACACTGTGATGGACCCTCAGAAGCGCGTAAACGCTGCATTTCTTATCGCTAGCTATGTGGTCAGTTACCTTATAATCTAGTCAACGAGGCATTTTACTCATTCCTATTAATTTGTGATGACGTTTTACAACATATTTATTGCCAATCTTCAGATAATCTATTGGAAACGTAGTGCCGAAGAAGCCTATGATATTTTGATAGCCAGCCCAACAAGTCCACCACTCATAATGTTTCGAGATGCCTCTCTGGGTCCACCGTGCTACCAGATATCATTAAAAGAATGCCTCCGTGCCATCCACAAGTGCTATTCTTTgggatttttcaattttcgtgattttcaccGTGAAGAGTATGAATACTTTGAGCGCGTGGAAAACGGCGACATGAATTGGATAGTTCCaggaaaatttattgcattttGCGGACCCCATGCtaaatcgaaaattgaaaatggttAGTTTTCACTTGTAACTATAAGCTTTATTGCATCCCAAATGCAAAATTAACTATTTAATTTTGGGTCTGCTGCAGGGTATCCCCTACATGCTCCGGAATCTTACTTTGCATACTTTCGCCGTAACAATGTTTCGACGATAGTTCGGCTTAATAAGAAAATTTACGAAGCCTCTAGATTTGTCGAAGCTGGCTTTGAACACAAGGAGTTGTTCTTCATAGATGGTTCGACGCCCACTAATTCTATAATGCAACAGTTTCTGAAAATAGCTGAAACTGCACCTGGTGCTGTCGCGGTACATTGCAAAGCTGGCCTTGGTAGAACAGGATCCCTTATCGGCTGTTATATCATGAAACATTACCATCTTACAGCTCGGGAAACCATTGCATGGATCAGAATATGTAGACCTGGTTCGGTAATCGGCCACCAACAACACTGGCTCGAGGAGTAAGTTCTTCCTGACACATTTCACATTTTCAGAAGAATCTGTAATTTaagacaaatatttttttattctagaAAAGAAGCTTACCTTCATTCCTTACTGAAGGTACCGCTGCGTCCTGAGAACGGAAATCCCGTGCATCAGTTTGGGATATATTCAGTGGCTGGAAGACCCGGTGGATTGTCCTTATCTGGTCTGCGAAATTCTCGTTTAGTTCAAGACAATGTCTCAGGGATCATGCACCGTGTCGATGGTATAAAACTTGACGATCCTGGGCCGCTTCCAGGCATTGTAGTACCAAAAATCTCAGTGTTAACTCAAGGCGATAAGTTGAATCAGATAAAAGCATCACGACGCAGCATCATACCTTCTTGTCAATCGTCTCTGGGCGGTATATCGAGCCCTTCGACTGTTGCACAGTAAGTACCATTTTACCAAAGATGGCTACTTACAACTCATACGATTATCCTCCCTATTAGTCCTTACCTGGGACCTTTGCTTCAAACAAGGAGTCAGAAAGGAACCGCCAGCTTGGCTAGTAACAAGGACAAAGAAGTACCTAAACGACTCCTCGGCCGTGCAGCTACTACAACGATTGTAAAGAGGTTTGTATTTTACCCATAGCTTTTTTATAGCTTCTTTGGTAACAGGCTGGTCCTTCCTACGGCACTTAAATCTTGGTGGGAATTTACTATACAGCACGTTTAAGATGCTAAATCCAGATTTATATTAGAAAGacgatttttcatcttcttggGTTATTGTAGAAATAGTTGGCTGGTCACTAACAACTGCGAATCAAGTGTGCGCCGTATCAATTCCAAAGCAACAACACAGATTCGTAGTATCAACAACAATCGCAATCacatcaacaacaacaatagcAACAATGTCAACAACGATGTGGATTCAACGAGTCCGGTAACTTCCAGTTCTGTATCAAAGCCAGTTACAAGGTCCAGTGTCAGAGCTTCGTGTGTTACCGAAGCTCGCACTGCTGTTGCAACTACAAACCGCGCAGCTCTGCAGCCCCAACCGGGCATGAATATGATTCTGCGATCAGCAGATCGTGTCACACGATATCATTCACTGAGACAGTAAGTGCGATGCTTCAATGTCCAGATATATTTATCCTTCATGTTCGTTTCTTTGCACATTCGATTATTGTTTCTACCTAATATTGTTTGTCATACTGCAGATGATCATAGCTTTGCCAGGGACATCGGTTTTGCTGTTTTATTAGTTATCTTGACATTTCGTAACTATTAACGCTTTAACTTCTGTGTCGCAAACAACATAATTATGTCCAACTAACAGTGTTACAGGCGTAGTTGTAATATGACTCGATTCCCCTTTGTATGGTTCAATTAACACCTCTGCACATTCACCATATGGTAACATTTCATCTCCCGGCAACATTACTGTTAATatctccaaaaaaaaaaacccatgAATCACTCACTGTCATGTCCAGTGGCTAACAGACAAATTCCGATTTCTTTCTGTGTCTTGCAGCGCGCGCACAACAAAAAGTTACAAAACAGCATTTGTCAGATGACTAACCGATATTCTCAGAGATGTCAGAGACGATAGGGTGGCCATCCGTATATCTCACCAACGTAGGAGATCTTGCCGCCTAAATCCCATCGCTCAGTGAGATAAGCATCACCACGTCGACAATGTAGCCGAGGTTCAAGCATTGAAGCAAAGAACGCGGATCTCATGGTGCCGAAATGCGAATATCCTGTGCGTATGATATAGTAACCGACGATTCACAACCATCATGCTGTCAACACGATTGGTTTGCCCCCCCCTTTCAACCGGATCATGGTTTTCATTCTTGTGACTAATCTCTTATCCGTGATTTTATCTCCTAGCTTCTCATTTTTATTGCATATAACAATTTTAATCCGCTTCAGTCAACTAATTGTTACAATTTCTTCACGCGAATGACACGCGAGCAGTAGATTGAGCCTACCATCCGTTAGTATGGGTATTATATTAGATGACAAATCACGGCATTTTGTCACACGTTGAATATTGTCTTGGAGTTGGCCATTTGCAATTAAGGTATAAGCAAACTTACAGTGAAAAATGCAAGACTTGGTGAATTGGTCTgcttcaagagattgtccctacatacatacgtatatatgtatacaatgcaTGCACGAAAGATGATTTCTCAAACATGGTTTCGCGGaggtggggggtggggggacGTTTATTAGAAAACTGCACATCCGAAATATGGAGCTAATTACTCCGAATTGCTATTCCCTTTTTGAAACGCATGAATATTAGTAATTGAACGTAGATTATTCATGGCAATCTATATTTAATTTACCGTCAATTTTACACAACAATTATTCACTGTTGGCTTACTTATAGAGATTACATTCACACTGTCCGTACTTTTCGATGATTCGTGctgtaataaatttgattgttaattattattgaaatactgagctattatattatattatattatattatattatattatattatattatattatattatattatattagaGTCGCGGaaattgtacgtatatactGAAAATCATATTAGCCATTTTAAAATAGATTTAATAAGAGTTGAAACAATTCAGAGCTCTATGACAAGAAATTTCATCATCGTAGTGCCAACaaggagagggagaaagagagataagCAGATACATATAGATGGTGGAAAGCGTTAACTTTACGGTGAAACGACATTATTCTACAAATGTACAAGCCCAGATTCACAACGCAAGCTACGAGTGCACGAACAACCGAAAATATGAGCTGACTGACACATTCGTCTTTGTAAATGGCTATGTATTTTGTACATACTTACAAGGAATCAACCAATAGTTTCATCCTTGGTGTAACATTGAAAAAGTCTTTCTGTAGAGAAATGTACAAGTACTATCATAATTACAGTTAAACAAATTAACAGTAGGTTTGATACATTAACACTTTCTAAACGCAGTAAAGTTTATCGATTTTATAGTAACATAAAGACTTATTGTACTAATGTAGGTTtacgcttttatttttttttcactctttaggtatatgtaacatttttaagaattttgtcaatgattttaaaattaattaaaaactggAAACTTACTTCGTTGCTTGACATACTACGATCTTTTCTCTGGTCAGATGCAAATGTTAAATCAGtcgtattatcattttattctcGATGTAGACATAGTTTGCAATATAGCAATCAGGTGTAAGCTACGGCATCGTACAGATATTGGACATAGAGAAGGATCTACTTACTGACATCTTTCACCAGTAGCAGTGCGCTGACCTGGTTTGAAATTATCCTCCgtttcaatttgaattcaatGTATTTTCCTATTGCGGAAGATGATCGAAATATAACAAAGATAGTTTAAAATGACTGGACCCCATTAATGCAGCACTACATCAAAATATGTTCTGCAACAGTATCATTGCATCATGGTCAGTACGAAGTTTATATTATAGAAAACATGTAGGATACAAAaccataaattttatcaatcccAATAGTTGCATCGTGAGAAActgataaatttcaaaaatattcgatttcgagtaggtttttttttttaatattacattTCATTTTAACCCGGTACCAACGTTTTCATTTCACGTCGTACCACTTTCTTATGCATAAGTACAAAGCACCCAAATTTATTGGAACTCGAAATTTAAGTCACGGTTATCATTCGCCTGCTGTATTATTATCCATAACATTCGAAACATGtatttttctatcaattaGGTATCACATTGCAGTGGATTCTTTGTAGAgatatatcaatttatttctgcAAGGAATAATTGAAAGGATACGTCACATGACATTGGATGATATAAGATATCAATGCATTAGCttagaataaatattttttttttttgtcaaagcgtaaaaatttatttaagaGTATAAAATACAAGCTGTCTATAGGATAGAGTACGGCtattttagaaaatataaaatcccAGGTCGGTGTCAACttcacaaatattttatcaatgtTGTGTTGTTCGCGCAGCTGTAATATTTACAGAAACAGCGTTAACTTATGAATAACGATAAGATATTTGTAATTacaaatatgaataaatcATCGCAATGGTTATTTTCCTGAAATTAAGGAATTCAAAAACTTAACTTAACTCCctgatatatttgatatttgcttcGTAATAACAGTTTAAAATAAGTGCTTAAGatggtatgtatgtacgtacacatACACGTAGTCCTGGCAATGGCAAAGTCGTTATGTTCGGCAACCTTGAAGGGGTAAGTTGTTcctattttttcgaaagttcATACACAGATGAAACAGAGATATCATTCATTATTTAATCATAAAATAGGCGAAATATGTGGCAAGTACGACCCAGTGGCTAGCAAAGTTGAGACTCGACCACTTCTCCATTGCATGCGAGTAACTATATCCCGTCTCTTGTTGTTCAGAGGTATCGAACATCAGTCCCAAGTAAGCCAGATGAAACATGGCGAGGGcagagaataaaatatttataacccGAACCCACCAGCAATTAGCTGTGGTTCGTTTGTGTATACATTTGTGGTCGCCGCAACGTCTAGCAGCAATACAAGCATCAAAAGCACGAGCAAGTTCCTGCCTTAACTGATATTCGACGTATGTGTAGAACCCAAGGCTTAGAAGCACAGCAGCTAGTTGGAAGTTGAAACCGTGGAGGAGAGAACTGACTGCATAGGTAAGGAAGACTGCTCCAAACTGACCAAAATGTTCACGGCTGCGTCGAAATACATCTGAATCATGAATCATATGCAAATTATCTAACTGTCTGCTCTAGAGATCGAATCTGTTAACGAAAAGTGATTTCATCGTCGCTCACATGTTTTCAGCCAATTATGCATGGGGATATTCCAATTAACAACGACCTGTACGAGAGAGTGCGGTAGCTCGACTGACCCAGGCTTTGTTACACTGGCTGTAGTCAAGGAGAAGCCTCCTAGCAAAGCCAAACCCCCAGATGTATAGGATATGAAGTAGTGCGAAGTTCGGAAGCACAAGGCTTCCCTGTATGCCACAATCCATCTAAAACACATTTCTTTCAATGAGCATTGGCATGTGACCGAGGCGAGAAATTGTTTCATCTCTCTTGTGACTCAGCACTGACCTCCATGTGGAATCAGGAAAAATCCATTCAGCCCAGCAATTCGATATGCTTAGAAGTGCAAAAGCAAGTGTTAAATATCCAAGAGCTATAAGAATCTTCCGTACACTCTGCAACAAATGCATAAGCATTGACATACTTATATGCACTTTAAAAGCTGGTACATACGCAAGAAAGGTAATGACCCTTACCCACTGGTTGACGCGATACAGGGTGGCATAATCTTTGTAGGAAACCCAGGGCCCGAAAAGGCAGGTGGCTGGGCATAACATATATCCAATGTATTCCAGGAAACTCGGCAATGGAAAGGTGTCAGATTCCATTACGACGCTAACCGCCTTCATAGAAGCAATCATGGTAACACCACGTATTTTGTGCCAGAATGCTGGTTTCATCCATCTTTCACTGTATCAAATAGTACAAAAGTATGCGTCAAATCCCTTCTACCATCACATGTGTGACCAACTTGAATGATTTCAGTCAACATGCTCTATCCGTTTCACCTACCCGTACAGAATTACACCAAGGCATAACAAACTGATAGCTAGCCTTCTCCGATAACGACCAGGCACACAAAAAATCAGGTACGACAGTGTAATCAAGGTGATCAACAAGTACAAACATTCGGCTGCATACAGCTGTACAACATATAATCCAATGACTGCAGAAATTATATGGAAGCCTCGTTGCGGTGTGTAACCTACGATAATAAGCCAAAATTAAACCATCAGGTTTTCATTCTATTCGTATAACGATACTCGATACTTACTAGATTGGGTTACACTCTGGAATATGATGGAAGCTATCAGCAATGGAATTAAGTAATTGCAAGCATCGAATAGTGTAGGGTATACACAACGGTTGTAAATATTTCTCAGGCCTTGGTCTTCGTTTATTTGATAGTCGTATTCATCTTCGTACACGTAGTCCGTATTTTCGTAAGAAGTGAACAAATCTTGTTCTTGATGGCGCGACTGATATTCGTAGTCCAAGTTATCGTCATAATACAATAATCCCAAGTCTCGGTAATCTCCCATACCTCTTAACCCTACATGAACTTGTTGAATAGTACGAAGTAATGCACGTGGATGGAGAGAGTGGAACATTCATATATGCTCGTACTTTTCTACACATTGCAGGTGTGTATGCACTTCAGATTCAGTTCGTAATACAGCATTGATAAGATATATTAGATTTGACTGCTGAGTGcatattttatagaatttttgGCAATATAACACGGACAAACTCATGTGAATGTGAAAAGTGATATTTCAGATTGCCTATAATAATTGGAACCTGCTATGCATAGATTATATCTTCCCAgacatttcgaaaatttaattacaaaacTGGTACCTTTGTGGGTACACTGCATACGCTCTTTTTAATGTTGATTCATCAGCGACCCCACATCAGTATGTGATCGACTTTGACAGGTAATTTGTTCTTCTTACTTCAAAATATTGATCAGGATCCATTTTTTGCATGACTAGGCGCATCTCACGAAGTAGAGCAGCTATGCGTCTAAAACTTTTTCGCGCCAAAGTCGCCTGAATGGTGGTGACGATTCTCTATAGGTCTTATTGATATGTTCTCTTCAGGGAGACTATAACCTGTAATATAAGCATGAGATGTTGCCAAGAGAGGGCCGTCCGGTAGTGTTGTATCTTTCTCTCATATAAGCAGATGGAAAAGTATCGCATTGCATgcaagatgaaaaattttttacttgaaaaagaAGTAAGACTAACCCCTTCGgatatttgtcaaaaataGCGACGATTTTGAATACAGCGCTATGTCGAGTTTGCGTCAGACGCTATTCTATTGCGCCTAGTACAGAATCGACCTCCTGGAATCTGGATGCACTACAtctacgtaattttgcgaaaggagTCGGTGGCGCGCAGTTCGAATACGCTGGGGGTAACCGATCCAATCAACAGCTTGACTCAGCGG is part of the Neodiprion virginianus isolate iyNeoVirg1 chromosome 5, iyNeoVirg1.1, whole genome shotgun sequence genome and encodes:
- the LOC124304519 gene encoding protein-serine O-palmitoleoyltransferase porcupine isoform X1, which translates into the protein MFHSLHPRALLRTIQQVHVGLRGMGDYRDLGLLYYDDNLDYEYQSRHQEQDLFTSYENTDYVYEDEYDYQINEDQGLRNIYNRCVYPTLFDACNYLIPLLIASIIFQSVTQSSYTPQRGFHIISAVIGLYVVQLYAAECLYLLITLITLSYLIFCVPGRYRRRLAISLLCLGVILYGERWMKPAFWHKIRGVTMIASMKAVSVVMESDTFPLPSFLEYIGYMLCPATCLFGPWVSYKDYATLYRVNQWSVRKILIALGYLTLAFALLSISNCWAEWIFPDSTWRWIVAYREALCFRTSHYFISYTSGGLALLGGFSLTTASVTKPGSVELPHSLVQVVVNWNIPMHNWLKTYVFRRSREHFGQFGAVFLTYAVSSLLHGFNFQLAAVLLSLGFYTYVEYQLRQELARAFDACIAARRCGDHKCIHKRTTANCWWVRVINILFSALAMFHLAYLGLMFDTSEQQETGYSYSHAMEKWSSLNFASHWVVLATYFAYFMIK
- the LOC124304519 gene encoding protein-serine O-palmitoleoyltransferase porcupine isoform X2 gives rise to the protein MQCTHKVHVGLRGMGDYRDLGLLYYDDNLDYEYQSRHQEQDLFTSYENTDYVYEDEYDYQINEDQGLRNIYNRCVYPTLFDACNYLIPLLIASIIFQSVTQSSYTPQRGFHIISAVIGLYVVQLYAAECLYLLITLITLSYLIFCVPGRYRRRLAISLLCLGVILYGERWMKPAFWHKIRGVTMIASMKAVSVVMESDTFPLPSFLEYIGYMLCPATCLFGPWVSYKDYATLYRVNQWSVRKILIALGYLTLAFALLSISNCWAEWIFPDSTWRWIVAYREALCFRTSHYFISYTSGGLALLGGFSLTTASVTKPGSVELPHSLVQVVVNWNIPMHNWLKTYVFRRSREHFGQFGAVFLTYAVSSLLHGFNFQLAAVLLSLGFYTYVEYQLRQELARAFDACIAARRCGDHKCIHKRTTANCWWVRVINILFSALAMFHLAYLGLMFDTSEQQETGYSYSHAMEKWSSLNFASHWVVLATYFAYFMIK
- the LOC124304519 gene encoding protein-serine O-palmitoleoyltransferase porcupine isoform X3: MQCTHKGLRGMGDYRDLGLLYYDDNLDYEYQSRHQEQDLFTSYENTDYVYEDEYDYQINEDQGLRNIYNRCVYPTLFDACNYLIPLLIASIIFQSVTQSSYTPQRGFHIISAVIGLYVVQLYAAECLYLLITLITLSYLIFCVPGRYRRRLAISLLCLGVILYGERWMKPAFWHKIRGVTMIASMKAVSVVMESDTFPLPSFLEYIGYMLCPATCLFGPWVSYKDYATLYRVNQWSVRKILIALGYLTLAFALLSISNCWAEWIFPDSTWRWIVAYREALCFRTSHYFISYTSGGLALLGGFSLTTASVTKPGSVELPHSLVQVVVNWNIPMHNWLKTYVFRRSREHFGQFGAVFLTYAVSSLLHGFNFQLAAVLLSLGFYTYVEYQLRQELARAFDACIAARRCGDHKCIHKRTTANCWWVRVINILFSALAMFHLAYLGLMFDTSEQQETGYSYSHAMEKWSSLNFASHWVVLATYFAYFMIK